In a genomic window of Phyllostomus discolor isolate MPI-MPIP mPhyDis1 chromosome 5, mPhyDis1.pri.v3, whole genome shotgun sequence:
- the CDCP2 gene encoding CUB domain-containing protein 2 → MLTELGYCLLLAVALLGPGPRARAMKGVKCGGVLSAPSGNFSSPNFPRPYPYNTECSWLIVVAEGSSVLLTFHAFDLEYHDTCGFDFLEIYNGAAAEPGNLLGRFCGQVPPPPFTSSWHVLSVIFHSDKHVASRGFSAGYQKDVCGGVLTGLSGVLTSPEYPNNYPNNVECHWVIRATGPATVKLVFVDFQVEDSDECAYDYVAVLGAPGPVHRHRYCGSSRPPTLVSLGHELQVIFKSDFNIGGRGFKAYYFSGECQEVYTAVRGNFSSPNYPSSYPNNIRCHWTIRLPPGYRVKMFFLDLELEEPNSLTKTCDFDHLAAFDGASEQAPLLGSWCGRHLPPPVTSSRSHLLLRLHTDRSTTRRGFSVAYLGVVPMNVSCSRTDFQILISTQALAPLGQTQVYLGSRRCAAQEVGGTFRIQARFDTCGTESQRRNNTSVIVSVLYIAFSAAGQDDTQEYEVRCEPRRKEASVHLLSGSHWLGPYAAAAEPLQEAPPRDEVEAAEVPMAMVAQDTSDIVFLGLCILAGVLMVIAIVVLMLL, encoded by the exons ATGCTGACAGAGCTGGGGTACTGCCTGCTGCTGGCAGTGGCACTGCTGGGCCCGGGACCCAGGGCCCGAGccatgaaag GTGTCAAATGTGGGGGTGTGCTCTCAGCACCTTCCGGAAACTTCTCCAGCCCCAATTTCCCCAGACCCTACCCCTACAACACGGAGTGCAGCTGGCTGATCGTGGTGGCCGAGGGCTCCTCCGTGCTGCTCACCTTCCACGCCTTCGACCTGGAGTACCACGACACCTGCGGCTTTGACTTCCTGGAGATCTACAACGGCGCTGCAGCAGAGCCGGGCAACCTGCTGGGGAGGTTCTGCGGCCAGGTGCCCCCGCCACCCTTCACCTCCTCCTGGCACGTCCTGTCTGTCATCTTCCACTCTGATAAGCACGTGGCCAGCCGTGGCTTTTCTGCAGGCTATCAGAAAG ATGTGTGTGGTGGCGTCCTGACGGGCTTGTCGGGGGTCCTCACCAGCCCCGAATACCCGAACAATTACCCCAACAACGTGGAGTGCCACTGGGTGATCCGGGCCACTGGTCCTGCCACCGTCAAGCTGGTGTTCGTGGACTTCCAGGTGGAGGACAGCGATGAGTGTGCCTATGACTACGTGGCTGTGCTCGGGGCGCCGGGCCCTGTCCACAGGCACCGCTACTGTGGCAGCTCCAGGCCGCCCACCCTGGTGTCGCTGGGCCATGAGCTGCAGGTGATCTTTAAGTCCGACTTTAACATCGGAGGCCGGGGGTTCAAGGCCTACTACTTCTCAG GAGAATGCCAGGAGGTGTACACAGCTGTGCGGGGCAACTTCTCCAGCCCAAACTACCCCAGCTCCTACCCCAACAACATCCGCTGCCACTGGACCATCCGCCTGCCTCCTGGCTACCGGGTTAAGATGTTCTTCCTGGACCTGGAACTGGAAGAGCCCAACAGCCTGACCAAGACCTGCGACTTTGACCATCTGGCAGCCTTCGATGGGGCCAGCGAGCAGGCACCCCTGCTGGGGAGCTGGTGTGGCCGCCACCTGCCACCCCCGGTCACCTCGAGCCGCAGCCATCTCCTGCTCCGGCTGCACACAGACCGCAGCACCACCCGCCGGGGCTTCTCTGTGGCCTACCTCGGAG taGTGCCCATGAACGTGAGCTGCTCCCGCACGGACTTCCAGATCCTGATCTCCACACAGGCGCTGGCCCCGCTGGGGCAGACCCAGGTCTACCTGGGCAGCCGGCGCTGTGCTGCCCAGGAGGTCGGCGGCACCTTCCGGATTCAGGCCCGCTTTGACACCTGCGGTACCGAGTCTCAG AGAAGGAACAACACGTCGGTGATCGTCAGCGTACTGTACATCGCCTTCTCGGCTGCCGGGCAGGACGACACCCAGGAGTACGAGGTCCGCTGCGAGCCCCGGCGCAAGGAGGCGTCCGTGCACCTGCTGTCTGGCTCCCACTGGCTGGGGCCCTACGCCGCCGCAGCCGAGCCCCTCCAGGAAGCGCCGCCCAGGGATGAGGTGGAAGCAGCGGAGGTCCCCATGGCCATGGTGGCCCAGGACACCAGTGACATTGTCTTCCTGGGCCTTTGCATCCTGGCTGGAGTCCTCATGGTCATTGCCATCGTGGTCCTGATGCTGCTGTGA